A genomic stretch from Sulfobacillus thermosulfidooxidans includes:
- a CDS encoding iron-containing redox enzyme family protein, with amino-acid sequence MIRDTDVITMDGAMPLNELVTRLLQYEIEVYRLCDTNARIRKVLGDTVDRVIRDYQQGDPSAHRELHQTLAAIYSVHFATPLTKNVNNQWDPDIVRIQRRLEDAWEMYEQSRIPHLDIPQDPRKFIAWFKELVLSHPATDHALYHYLQDSATRTQVAHFFVQETTIDTRFDDLVALAQVGMDGPPKMELGQNYWDEMGNGNPALVHTTMFNQLLEELAVQPGDDIPVLSEALACGNVLSFTILHRRNAWKGLGALGVLEMISPQRFRRLVKGFGRIGLSSRAQQYHALHVSIDARHGHGWLHRAIRPLIEQDPSIARDIVYGGFYRLNTSLDYVEHLTALYTSGAIQ; translated from the coding sequence GTGATTCGCGACACGGATGTCATCACGATGGATGGAGCAATGCCCTTAAACGAGCTTGTGACGCGGCTATTGCAATACGAGATCGAGGTGTATCGCTTGTGCGATACGAATGCCCGAATTCGGAAAGTCTTAGGGGATACGGTCGATCGCGTCATTCGGGATTACCAACAGGGAGACCCCAGCGCTCATCGTGAATTACACCAAACACTGGCCGCTATTTATAGTGTGCATTTTGCCACGCCACTCACCAAGAACGTCAACAACCAGTGGGATCCCGATATCGTCCGTATCCAGCGGAGGTTGGAAGACGCTTGGGAGATGTATGAGCAAAGCCGGATCCCACATTTAGATATTCCACAGGATCCCCGCAAGTTTATTGCGTGGTTTAAAGAGTTGGTTTTAAGTCATCCGGCGACCGATCACGCTCTCTATCATTACCTGCAAGATTCTGCAACGCGCACCCAAGTGGCGCATTTTTTCGTACAAGAAACCACAATTGATACGCGTTTTGATGACTTGGTCGCTTTGGCGCAAGTGGGGATGGACGGCCCGCCCAAAATGGAACTGGGTCAAAATTATTGGGACGAAATGGGCAACGGGAATCCAGCCCTCGTGCATACCACTATGTTCAATCAGCTTTTGGAAGAGTTGGCAGTGCAGCCTGGCGACGATATCCCGGTCTTGAGTGAAGCGTTGGCATGCGGTAATGTTCTGTCTTTTACCATCTTGCATCGCCGTAATGCGTGGAAGGGATTGGGGGCGTTGGGCGTGTTAGAAATGATTTCGCCTCAGCGCTTTCGTCGGCTAGTCAAGGGTTTTGGCCGGATCGGACTGTCGTCACGAGCACAACAATACCATGCGCTTCATGTGTCCATTGATGCCCGGCATGGTCATGGATGGTTACACCGAGCGATCCGTCCGTTAATCGAACAGGATCCGTCTATTGCAAGGGATATCGTGTACGGCGGGTTTTATCGGTTAAATACCTCTCTAGATTATGTCGAGCACCTCACGGCCCTTTATACGAGCGGGGCCATTCAATAG
- a CDS encoding DHHA1 domain-containing protein has translation MASVLVTHNHCLDGCLAATLGIVAGVVDQVELVDYSHNDATVQRVIQSPDVDRVFVVDMSVGEATAQVLDTWPHAVVVLDHHRTALPLNQWAWATVDPSRCGAALFFEYLVNQGWGDRIQAHRDLVAIVNDYDLWIRRDPRSDDLALLLDAFGPHWMIAAWKDAPAFVQAFWGDDPDALAGSAMVEALRQQRQTYLERCAATLRRVSGESGETLVVVVAERHHSELGELLAHRPGVDAVVILDPLARKVSLRSRGSFDVSALAQRFGGGGHPGAAGIPQSQTPRFVRWLSERMGDPEGVGWL, from the coding sequence ATGGCGAGTGTCTTGGTCACTCATAACCATTGCTTAGATGGGTGTCTGGCGGCCACGTTGGGCATCGTCGCTGGGGTTGTGGATCAGGTCGAGTTAGTGGACTATAGCCACAATGATGCCACGGTTCAACGAGTGATTCAGTCCCCCGACGTGGATCGCGTATTTGTGGTGGATATGAGTGTGGGAGAGGCCACGGCGCAGGTTCTCGATACCTGGCCCCACGCGGTGGTGGTGTTGGATCATCACCGCACGGCTCTGCCACTCAATCAGTGGGCGTGGGCGACTGTGGATCCGTCCCGGTGTGGCGCTGCCCTGTTTTTCGAGTATTTGGTGAACCAGGGATGGGGAGACAGGATTCAAGCTCATCGGGATCTCGTGGCCATCGTCAATGATTATGACTTGTGGATTCGACGCGATCCCCGATCAGACGACTTGGCGTTGTTGTTGGATGCCTTTGGCCCCCACTGGATGATCGCGGCGTGGAAGGATGCTCCCGCATTTGTGCAGGCGTTCTGGGGGGATGACCCCGATGCCCTCGCGGGTTCCGCTATGGTGGAGGCATTGCGACAGCAACGTCAAACGTATCTGGAGCGGTGTGCCGCGACATTGCGCCGGGTATCTGGGGAGAGTGGGGAAACCTTGGTCGTGGTGGTGGCCGAGCGGCATCATTCGGAACTGGGAGAGCTGCTCGCGCATCGTCCCGGAGTGGATGCGGTGGTCATTCTTGACCCTCTCGCGCGCAAAGTCAGCCTCCGGTCTCGGGGATCATTCGATGTGTCCGCGTTGGCCCAACGATTTGGAGGGGGCGGGCATCCGGGAGCGGCGGGCATCCCGCAGTCTCAGACCCCCCGGTTTGTACGGTGGTTGTCGGAGCGCATGGGAGACCCCGAAGGGGTCGGGTGGCTCTAG
- a CDS encoding CGNR zinc finger domain-containing protein has protein sequence MDRDKSFTLWTDLVNTRYLHNGHEVDDLQTMDRAQEWLQRHFPDMLPVLATDDAVFSEHWLGRLRELRDICLDVASTVHDPVSLGTVLDRWNQWMQNLHLTAYIIKDHDQLHEIITGVGRSEQILWRISHSLAETLRHYPLERIRQCEHDECIRYFVDTSRGGHRRWCDMATCGNRQKVARYRAKR, from the coding sequence ATGGATCGTGACAAATCTTTCACGTTATGGACGGATTTAGTTAATACGCGGTACCTGCACAACGGGCATGAGGTTGATGACTTACAAACCATGGATCGTGCGCAAGAGTGGCTTCAACGACATTTTCCGGACATGCTGCCTGTCCTCGCCACTGATGATGCTGTGTTTTCCGAACACTGGCTGGGCCGTCTTCGCGAATTGCGGGACATTTGTCTTGACGTAGCGTCCACCGTCCATGATCCCGTATCTTTGGGGACCGTGTTAGACCGTTGGAATCAATGGATGCAAAACCTCCATCTTACGGCTTACATCATAAAGGATCACGACCAACTCCACGAAATAATCACGGGCGTGGGGCGTTCGGAGCAAATTTTGTGGCGTATTAGTCACAGCCTTGCAGAAACGCTGCGACATTACCCCCTTGAGCGGATACGTCAATGCGAACATGATGAGTGCATTCGCTATTTTGTTGATACATCTCGTGGCGGCCACCGCCGCTGGTGTGACATGGCAACCTGCGGTAACCGTCAAAAAGTTGCACGGTATCGGGCAAAACGGTAA